The segment GGATGGAACAGGATATGCCGCATGCCCAGCTGTTCCGCCACGCGGCAGGCGTGCTGGCCACCAGCGCCACCGAAACACACCAGCGCATAACGCGAGACATCATGCCCGCGCTGCACCGAGATGGTCTTGATCGCCTGGGCCATATGCTCCACCGCGATCTGCAGCGCCCCCTCGGCCAGGCCCTCCGGGGTGGCGGGTTCTCCGGTCGCGGCCGCCACCTCGGCGGCCAGCTCCGCGAACTGTCGGCGCACCGGTTCCGGATCCAGCGGCCGGTCGCGATCCGGCCCGAACACCGCCGGGAAGTACTCCGGGCGCAGGCGCCCCAGCAGCAGGTTGCAGTCGGTGACGGTCAGCGGCCCGCCCTGGCCGTAACAGGCGGGTCCGGGCTGGGCGCCGGCGGATTCCGGGCCCACCCGCAGACGGATGCCATCGAAGCGGCAGATCGACCCGCCCCCGGCCGCGACCGTATGGATATCGAGCATGGGCACACGCAGCCGCGCACCCGCCACCTCGCTCTCCTGGCGGCGTTCCAGCGCCCCCGCCAGATGCGCGACGTCGGTGGAGGTGCCACCCATGTCGAAGGTAATCAGGCGTTGGAAACCGAGCGGGCGAGCCGTCTTGAGTGCGCCAACGATCCCGCCGGCCGGCCCCGACAGGATCGCGTCACGCCCGCGAAACCGCGCCGCGTCCACCAGTCCGCCGTGCGACTGCATGAAGCGCAGAGGTACGCGGCCCAGCTCGCCCGCGACCTGCTCGACATAGCGGCGCAGCACCGGCGAGAGGTAGGCATCGACCACCGTGGTCTCGCCACGCGGGACGAGCTTGATCAGCGGGCTGGTCTGGTGGCTGGTCGCGACCTCGGCAAAGCCCAGTTCGCGCGCCAGCGAGGCGATCGCCTGCTCGTGCGCCGGGTAGCGATAGCCGTGCAGGCAGACAATCGCCACGCAGTGGATACCATCTGCCAGCGCCGCCTGCAGCCGCGGCCGCAGCGCGTCCAGATCGACCGGCTGCAGGACCTCGCCCGCCGCATTCACCCGCTCGCGCACCGGCTCCACACGCGTATAGACCGGTGTCGGCAGCCGGATCTCGCGGGCGAACAGATCGGGGCGCGCCTGAGGCCCGATCGCCAGTGCGTCCTCCAGCCCCTCGGTGATCACCAGGAGCGTGGGCTCCCCCTTGCGCTCGAGCAGGGCGTTGGTGGCCACGGTTGTGCCCATGCGCACCTCGTGCACCACGCCGTCCGGAATGGGTGCATCGGCCGGGAGCTCCAGCAGATCGCGAATACCCTGCACGGCCGCGTCACGGTAGGCCTCCGGGTTTTCCGAAAGCAGTTTGCGGGTGTGCAGGCGCCCGTCCGGATCACGCGCGACCAGATCGGTGAACGTCCCGCCCCGGTCCACCCAGAAATGCCAGTCTTTCGCCGCTGTGGCTTGAGTCATGTCCACCGCTCTGGTTTGATCGCCCGAACTCGCGACCCGTGACCCGGTCGCAGGCTCGTAATTCACGGGCCGTTGAACAAAGGAATTATCGCGAATGGACCCCATTACCCACGCCAGTCTCGGCGCCGTGATCGGCGGCCTCACCCTCGGCTCCCGCCTGGGGCGCAAGGCCGTGGTACTGGGGGCCGGTGTCGCCCTGCTGCCCGACCTGGATGCGTTCATAGCTTACGGGGACGCGGTATCGGAGTTCATCCACCACCGGGGCTTTACGCACTCCTGGCTGGTGCAGTTGCTGGTGGCCACCGGCGTTGCGGGGCTGCTCGCGAAGGTCCCGGCAACGCGGGAGATCGGCTTTGGCCGCTGGTGGCTGTTCTTCGTCCTGATCTGGACCACCCACTCGCTGAACGACCTGCTGACCACCTACGGCACCCAGGTGCTCTGGCCGCTGCCGGTCGGGCCCCTGTCCGCGGGCTCGATCTTCGTGATCGACCCGTTCTACACCCTGCCGCTGCTGGTCGCGGCGATCGGCGCGCTGTTCTACCGCTTCGCCCCGCGCCTGCTGGTCGCCGGGCTCGTGCTCTCGACCGTCTATGCCGGGTCCGGCCTGGCATTGAAGGCGTGGATCGACTACCGCATCCAGCCCGTGCTGGCCGCAATGGAGCTGGAGGACCAACCACGTCTGGTCCAGCCGACCCCGTTCAACCTGCTGCTGTGGCGTGTCACCGTGATCAACGGCGACGAGTTCCTGGATGCCTGGGTGGGCATCTTCGACGACCCGATCCGTCCCGACTTCGAACGCTTCGAGCGCGGTGACCGGGCGCTGCGCGAGGCCGCGCTGGCCCTGGACGACGGGCAGCGCCTGCAGTGGTTCTCCGGCGACTTCCTGCGCTTTCATCGCGCCACGCCTGACGAGGGCCCCGACCGGCTCGTGGTCACCGACATCCGCCTGGGGGCCCCCGGCTTCTTCCCGTTCGGCTTCGAGATCGCACAGGAGCGCAACGGCGACTGGGAGCCGATCCCCTCGCGTGCAATCGGCGAGCTGCCCCGGCGCGACAGCCTCGATGCCCTCAGCGGCATGCTGCAGCGGATCATCGATCCCGAGGGCGCACCCTGCATCATGGACCTGGGCAATCCGGCCTACGCGATCACCGAGCCGCCCCCGCGCTGTCGCATGGATGGACGCACGTCGCCTCCCGCCGGGGGCGCGCACGACATGCCGTGAGCCAGGACGAACCCAGCGTGTCCGGCCCGCCATCGGCCTGTGAACTGTGCGGCCGAACGATGGACGACCTGACGCGGCATCACCTGATCCCGCGCAAGCAGCACCGGCGCAAGCGCATCCGGCGCCTGTTCAGTCGCAGCGATCGCGAACAGCGAATCCTCCGGGTCTGCCGCCCCTGCCACGACCACATCCACAAGCACTTTGACGAGCAGACCCTGGCCGAGCGCCTGAACACCGCGGAGGCCTTGCTCGCCGAGCCGGTCGTGCAGGACTTCGTCGCCTGGATCGCGCGCCACCCGCCGGGCTTCAAACCGCGCAGCTGAGCCTACAACTCGCGCAGCCCCAGCACGTCCTGCATGTCGTACAGGCCGTGCTCGGCGCCGGCCAGCCACACCGCCGCACGCACCGCACCCGCGGCGAAGATCCCGCGGCTGGAGGCCTTGTGGGTGATCTCGATGCGTTCCCCCTCGCCGGCGAACAGCGCGGTGTGCTCGCCCACGATGTCGCCGGCGCGCACGGTCGCGAAGCCGATGGTGCGCCGATCGCGCGCCCCGGTCTGGCCCTCGCGCCCATAGACGGCGTCGTGCTCCAGGTCGCGTCCCAGGACCTCGGCCACTACCCGGCCGAGCTTCAGGGCCGTACCCGAGGGGGCGTCCACCTTGTGCCGGTGGTGGGCCTCGAGGATCTCGACGTCCACGCTGTCGCCCAGTGCACGGGCGGCCAGTTCCACCAGCTTGAAGGTCAGGTTCACGCCGACACTCATGTTCGGTGCATAGACAATTCGCATCGCCCCGGCCGCTTCACGCAGCCGCTGCTCCTGCGCGGCATCCAGGCCCGTGGTACCGATCACCAGCGCCTTGCCGTGCGCACGGCACAGCTCCAGGTGCTGCATGGTCGCCGCGGGGCTGGTGAAGTCGATCAGCACGTCGAAGTCATCGGCCACGCTCGCCAGGTCCTCGACCAGCTGGACCGGGGCCACCGATCCCACCGGCGTACCGAGGCGCTCGCTGCCCGGCCGCTCGCTCGCCGCCCCCAGCGTGCCTTCGGGGTGATCCTCGACGGCCTGCACCAGGTTCTGCCCCATGCGCCCGGCGGCGCCTGCCACTGCCACTCGAATCATTGCCGTGTTCCTTTCGTTCTGTTCATTCCCAGCCCGCGAAGACTACGGAAGATCCCGGGCATACGCGAGGAAGACCCCGTGGCCGCCGGATTCGAACTCCAGCCAGATCAGCGGCAGGTCGGGGAAGGCCTCCTCGACCGCGGGCTGGCTGTTGCCGACCTCGACGATCAGCGCGCCGTCCTCGGTCAGATGGCGGCGCGCATCGGCCAGGATGCGGCGCACGATGTCGAGGCCGTCCTCGCCGGCGGCCAGGCCCAGCTCGGGCTCGTGGCGGTACTCTTGTGGCAGCTCGGCCATGTCGCGGGCATCGACATAGGGCGGATTGCTCACGATCAGGTCGTAGCGATCCTCCGGCCCCAGCGCATCCAGGACATCGGAGTGTCGAACCTGCACGCGGTCACCAACATCATGGCGCTCGATGTTGCGCGCCGCGACGGCCAGCGCCGGTTCGGAGACATCGCTCAGATCGACCTGTGCCTGCGGCAGGGCCAGCGCCGTGGCGATGCCGATGCAGCCGCCGCCCGTGCACAGGTCCAGCACCCGCTCGACCGAAGCGGCCTCGATCCAGGGCTCGAACCCGACCGCGATCAGCTCCGCCAGGGGCGAGCGCGGCACCAGCACGTGCTCGTCGACAAAGAACGGCAGCCCCGCAAACCAGGCCTCGCCGGTCAGATAGGCCGCCGGCTTGCGCGTCTCGATGCGCGTGCGCAGCACCGCAATCACCCGCGTGCGTTCGGCCTCGCTCAGGTTCGACGACCACCAGCTCTCGGGCAGATCCAGCGGCAGATGCAGCGTATGCAGCACCAGCCAGGCGGCCTCGTCGAAGGCGTTGTCCGTCCCGTGGCCGAAGCTCAGCCCGGCCGCGCGAAACTGGCTCGCGCCAAAGCGGATGAAGTCGCGCAGCGTGCGCAGTCCTGTGGTGGATTCCATTTGGGCCTTTCCCATTGGCGTGGGGGCCGTCATCATACCGGCTCGCTTTCGTCCCGTGCGTCCGAACCGAGTATTCCGATGAGTGCCCTAGACCCCTGGCTGGCCCGAGCTTCCTACCTGCTGCCGCAACACGCGCTGTCGCGGGTCGTGCACCGCCTGGCACGCATCGAGAGCCCGCGTGTGCAGCCGCTGCTGCGCTGGTTCGTGCGTCAGTACGAGCTGAACATGGACGAGGCGGCGGAGCCCGACATCGCGGCCTATCCCAGTTTCAATGCCCTGTTCACGCGCGCACTGCGCGAAGATGCCCGCCCTCTGGCGGGTGACGACAACACGGTCGTCAGCCCCGCGGACTCCCGAGTCAGCGCGGCCGGCCGCATCGAGGCCGGCCAGATCTTTCAGGCCAAGGGCCACCACTACACGGTGCGGGAACTTCTGGGCGGGGAGGAGGACCTGGCCGAACCGTTTCGGCACGGCTACTTCGTGACGCTCTACCTGTCGCCGCGTCACTACCACCGCCTGCACATGCCACTGACCGGTACGCTGACCCACATGCTGCATGTACCCGGCCGGCTCTTCTCCGTCGCGCCGCGCATCGTGCGCCATGTACCGCGCCTGTATGCCCGCAACGAACGCGTGGTGGCCTGTTTCGACACCCACTTCGGGCCGATGGCCGTCGCCTTGATCGGGGCGCAGAATGTCGGCTCCATCGAGACGGTCTGGGCGGGCGAGGTGACGCCACCGGCTGGGCAGCCCTACAGCTGCAGCGAATATCCGGATCGCGAGATTACGCTCGAGCGCGGGGCCGAGATGGGGCGCTTCAACCTCGGCTCGTCGGTGGTCCTGCTGCTGCCGGATCATCCGCTAGAGTTGGGCGCGCACCTGACGCCGGAGACCGAGGTGCAGGTCCGCGGCGCCCTCGGCCGCTTCTACTAGCTTCCCCCTGCCGGCCGGTTTCCGCACCCGTCCTGACACAGCCCCGCCTGTGCTCGGTTGCCAGCGGCGTTCAGGCTGGTCCCGGTTCATCATCCGGTTTTTACGTGCTTTCGGTCCGCCGCCTGCCAAGCGCTCTCTCGCGAGCGCACCGCGAGGTACTTTCTTGCTTGCCCAAGAAAGTACCCAAAGAAGGGCACCCGGATTCCGCCCGGGAACCTTGCTCCAGGGCCCTCGGGCCGGCGGCGCTGAAACTCGCTGCGCTGTCGCTCCGCTCAGACAGTCAGCGCCTTCTCCCGGCCCGAGGACCCCTCCGCAAGGGGCTTCATACGGGGGGATAAGGTCAAGACAACGGCGGTCCTGACGTTTGTGCCAATGGATGGAGGCAAGGTATTCCGACATCCTGGGCACGCGCGGCCTTCGGCCTTGGCATGCCGCGCCCGCCAGCGGGCGCCGGGGAGGCAGGTAGGATGCGGATGAGCGCAGCGAATCGCATCAGAGTTTCCCCGGCGTGGGAATGGTGCGTTTCGCTGCGCTCAACGCACCCTACAGCTCGGGGCTTAGGACAGGTACGGGGACACCGTCGGTTTTGGCCTACCCTCCCGATATGAGCCCCTTGTGGAGGGCGTGACAGGCCGGCCGATTCAAAATAGAAACGGGGCGCTGACTGTCTGAGCGAAGCCAAAGGCGCAGCGAGTTTCAGCGCCGCCGGCCTGGCGCGCCCGGAGCAAGGTCCCCGGGCGAATCCCGGGCGTGTTTCTTGGTTCCTTCTTTGCACGAGCAAAGAAGCCCGTTTTTGATTAAGAACTGGCGCGGCGCGGTCAGTCGTGGGCGGCGGCGGGGGGGAGCTGGATGAAGTGTTCGCGGTAGACGCGGAGTTCGTCGATGGAGTCGCGGATGTCCTGCAGCGCCTGGTGCGAGGCGTTTTTCTGAAGCTTCGCAATCACATCGGGCGCCCAGCGTCGGGCCAGCTCCTTGAGCGTGGAGACGTCCAGGTTACGGTAATGGAAATAGGCCTCCAGCTCCGGCATCAGGCGCGCCATGAAACGCCGATCCTGGCAGATGGAGTTCCCGCACATCGGCGACGCCCCCTTGGGCACATAATCGGATAGAAAGGCGATGGTCTCACGCTCGGCGGCGGCCGCGTCGGTACTGCTATGGCGGATGCGCTCGATCAGACCCGACTCACCGTGCGTACGCCGGTTCCACTCGTCCATCGCCTCCAGTACTTCGGTCGGCTGATAGATCGCCAGCACCGGGCCCTCCGCCAGGATGTTCAGCTCCTTGTCGGTGACGATGGTCGCCACCTCGATGATACGGTCGTTCTGGGGATCCAGGCCGGTCATCTCGAGATCGATCCAGATCAGGTTTTCGGCGCTCGCTGCCATGCCCGCTCCTTTCATATGCGCAGGAAGTCTATCATCATGGCCAGGGGCCACGCGGTTCCAACGGACTCATTCCCCTTGTAAGGAGGGAATCATGCGACTGATCACCTCAAGCCTTGCCGCCCTGACCCTGGGCCTCGGGTTTTCCCTGGGTACGGCCCAGGCCGATGACATTCAGAAGGGCAAGAACCTGCATCAGGACAACTGCATCAGCTGCCACGCCGACATGGTCGGTGGCGACGGTACCGACCTGTACACGCGTGACAACCGGATCGTCGGCGACTATGACCACCTGGTCCGGCAGGTGAACAACTGCAACGCACAACTGGGTACCAACTGGTTCGACGACGAGATCGAGGCCGTGGTGGCTTACCTCAACGCGGAGTACTACCAGTTCGATGAGTGATCTTAAGACCAAGCACTGCCAGGCCTGCGAAGGGTTCACCGAGCCGATGTCACGCGAGGACGCCGAGCGCGGCCTCGGCCAGCTGGACAGCCACTGGGGCATCGACGAGGCCGGTCGCAGCATCCAGCGAAGCTTCAAGTTCAAGAACTTTCACGAGACGATGGCATTCGTGAACGCGGTCGCCTGGATCGCCCATGTGGAAGACCATCACCCGGACATGGCGGTGGGCTACAACCGTTGCTCGGTGCAATTCTCGACCCACGCGGTGGGCGGTCTGACGGAAAATGACTTGATCTGCGCCGCCCGTATCGATGCGTTGTTCGACTAGCCCGCTGACCAGCACGACCCCGGCACCGGCCGGTTCAGGCTCTTGAGCCGGACCGGCCGGGTTCACGCCCGCCACAATCAGATGGCCGACATCGCGGCGCCGGAGGACGCGGAGCCGCGCCGAATCCGACTGCACCGACGCCAGAAGGATCTCGCCTGTGGCGATCGCGTGGAGATGGACGCGGCCGGCGAGCAGATTCAGCGGCGCCTGCCCCGGGACAACACCCTGGTGCGCCAGGACGGCTTTGGCCGGCGCAAGGTCATCGCGGCCAACATCGACACCGTCTGGATCGTGATCGCGCCCTCCCCGATGCCGGCGCGCTACCTGATCGACCGTTTCCTGGTCGCGGTGTACAACCTTCCCGCACGGCCACGGATCCTGGTGAACAAGCAGGACGCGGGACCTGCTGCGCCCTCGGACTGGCTGGCGCCGTACGCCCACCTGGACCTCGACCCTCTGCATGTCAGCGCGCGCAGCGGCTACGGGCTGGACGCCCTGGCCGAGGCGGCCCGGGGGCATACCAACATCCTGATCGGACAGTCCGGGGTGGGCAAATCGTCGCTGATCGCCGCCCTGCTGGAGCGTCATGGCAGCGGTGATATCAAGCTTCCGGAGACGGGGGATCTCGCGGCGTCCGGCGAGGGCCGCCACACAACGGTCACGGCACAGTGGTACTCATTGACAGGGGGTGGCGCCTGGATCGACTCGCCGGGTGTGCGCGACTTTACGCCGGAACTGGAATCCATCGATGCGCTGGTACGCGGGTTTCCGGATATCGAAGCGCTTGGCGAGGGTTGCCGATTCCGCAACTGTCGGCACCAGACCGAACCCGGCTGCGCGGTAAGGGAGGGCGTTGATCAAGGCACCCTGCCCGCGGCACGGCTCGAGGCCTGGACTGCACTGCTGGGGACGCTGGAGAAACGCTAGATTCGAGAACAGCGCATCGCTAGAACGTCAGCCCCATCTCCACGCCGACCACCGAGGAAGACGCGTCGCCGCGGGTGCTCTCGAAGTCGAGGCGGTCGGACATCCAGTCGCTCGAGGTGTTCAGCGAGTAGTCGTCGTAGTACAGGCTCAGCGACAACTCGGACTGGTTCTGCAGGCGCAGGCGGCTGTCGAGGCTGAGGTAACCCGCACTGCGGCCCAGCTCGCGATGACGGCCCCCGTAGCCGAAGCCGAGGGCATCGTCTCCACTCGTCAGTGACTGGCGCACGCCGACACGGAACTGACTGTCAAAGCGGCCGGACGCAAAGGTGGGACCAAAGCTGAGGTCGGTGAAATAGGCGGTCGATTCCGTCTCCGGGCCCAGGTCCGACCAACCCGGACGACTCTCCATACCGACTCCCAGGTTCAGGCCGTAGCCAAAACCGGCGCCCAGCTGCTGGTGGTAGGCCCCTTCCACCTCGAACAGACGGCTGGAGAGGACGCCCATGCCGGCCTCTTCACCCGGCAGGCCGCCGGTGGTCTCGGTGCGCAGCGTCAGCTGATAGCGCCAGTCGCGACTTGCCGAGGCGGGTTCCGGATCGGTCATCGGCAGGACGTTCGGCCCGGAGCGGGCCGCACCACCGATCGGTTCCATGCCGACCGGATCCACCACGGTCCCGCTCTCGGACTCGTACGCGGCTTCTTCATCGGCGCGATCCGACCCGCCAAGCGTCGACTCGGTGCTGGTGGGGGTATACGTCAGGGAGTAGCGATCATCGGCATGCGCCACACTGGTGGTGGCCACTCCGAACAAGACGGCCAGTGCCAGCGCGATTGGCACGCGAGCAGGCGCCAGCCGCGGGCTGTTGTCCCGCGCTGCTTGCCTGGCTTCACCGTGATGATTCCGTCGCGTCACGCCGTATCGTCCGTGTTGTGTTGTCTCGATCAGCCCGGGGGCCAGCTCAGCGCGCGACCGCCCAGTACGTGCATGTGTACATGGTAGACCGTTTGTCCGCCGTCTTGGTTGCAGTTCATCACGGTTCGATAACCGTTTTCCGCAAATCCGCGATCGCGTGCAATCTGTGCCGCCACATGCGCCATGTGCCCGATGACCGGGGCGGTCTCGGCGGTGAGTTCGTTCAGGGTGGCGATGTGCTGTTTCGGGATCACCAGCACATGCGTCGGGGCCTGGGGATTCAGGTCTTCGAAGGCCAGGACCTGGTCGTCCTCGAACACGACCTTCGCCGGGATCTCCCCCGCGACGATCTTGCAAAAGATGCAGTCAGCCATCGTCGTCTCCCATGAACGGAGCGGATTTATATCAGGGAACGGTAATGGATTCAACGCGCCACAGGCACGGGCGCGCTCAGTACTCGCGGCGTCCGGACAGGGCGTGCGCGAGGGTGCCCGCGTCAATGTACTCGAGCTCGCCGCCGGTGGGGATCCCCTGCGCGATCCGCGTGGCACGAATACCGTGACGCGCGGCCATCTCGGCCAGGTAGTGTGCAGTGACCTCGCCCTCGACCGAGGTGTTGGTCGCCAGGATCAGCTCGCGCACGCTGTCCTCCTGCAGACGCGCCTCCAGCCGATCCAGCCCCAGCTCTTCGGGGCCGATACCGTCCAGTGGCGACAGCCGCCCCAGCAGGACATGGAAGCGGCCGGTAAAGTCGGTCGCCGATTCGATGGCCATCACATCGCCCGGGCTCTCGACCACGCAGATCACGCCCGGGTCGCGCTCTGGATCCGCGCAGCGGGAACAGACCTCGGCCGTGGTCAGCGTGCGGCACACCTGGCAGTGGCCGACGCGCTCGACCGCCTGGTCGACCGCGCGCGCCAGCCGGCGCGCACCATCGCGGTCGCGCTCCAGCAGGTGCAGCGCCATGCGCCGCGCGGATTTGGCACCGACGCCCGGCAGGCAGCGTAGCGCCTGCACCAGCTCGTCGAGTTCAGCGTCCATTCGGTGCGGTCGGGATCAGAACGGCAGCTTCATCCCGGCCGGCAGGCCCATGCCCTGGGTCAGACTGCCCATACGCTCCTGGGTGGTGGACTCGACCTTCTGCACGGCGTCATTGATCGCCGCGGCCACCAGGTCCTCGATCATGTCGCGGTCGTCCTCCAGCAGGCTGGGGTCGATCTTGACCCGACGCACCGCGTATTTGCCGGTCATGAGCACACTCACAAGACCGCCACCCGCCTGGCCCTCGATCTCCATCTCGGCCAGCTCGGCCTGCATCTTCTGCATGTCTTCCTGCATCTTCTGGGCCTGCTTCATCAGGCCACCCATGCCACCTTTCATCATGATTTCGCTCTCCTGCCCCACGCCGTGCGCGAGGGTTATCGTTCAATCGATTGCGACGCGGACGGCTCGTCACCCGCGCGGTCCTCGCGAATGCGTACCGTGCCCAGTTCGGCCCCGAAGGCCTCGCCCAGGGCCTGCACCACCGGGTCCTCACGCATCGCCGTTTCGGCGCTAGCCTGACGTTCCGCTGCGTCTGCCGCAAGCCGCGCAGCGGGCGTGGCCTGCGAGGGTTGTGTCTGGTCGACAATCTCCAGCCGCACCGAGTGCCCGAGGCGTGTTTCGAGGGCCTCTTTCAGGCGCGTGCGGGTTCGATCGGTATAGAGCGTACCCGGGGCTACGGCGATCACGACGCTTTCGTCATCCAGTTGCTGCAATTCGCCATGTAGTGCGAGTTCTCGCACCGTGCCGGTCGGCAGACCTTCAGCGAAGCGATGCCAGTCAAAGGGCCCGGAGTCCGGCTCCGGGGACCTGACAGGCTCGGCATCCCGGGGGCGCGGCGCAGACTCGTTCAGTCCGATATCCGAACCGGGGTCCGGCTCGCGCACCCGCTCCTGAGCCCGCTCGCGCGGCGGCTCCGGGATGGGGGGCGGAGCCGACCGCATCGTGGCGTCGGGCCGGGCCGTGGCCGGATCCGCACTCGGGCCAGTTCGCGGTGCGGTGGCCGGGGTCCCGCCCTGGCGCTCAACGGACACGGCACCCTCGCCGGGACCTTCCGGCCGAAACGCCAGCAAACGCAGCAGGGTCATTTCCACCCCCATCTGCGCATCCGGCGCCCAGGGCAGATCGCGGGCCCCGTGAATCAGGATCTGGTAGGTCAGTTGCAGGGTCTCCGCGTCTATCCGGGCTGCGGTCTCGCGCGCCCAGCGCTCGGCGGCATCGTCGTCCTCGGCACCGCCCTCACCACGCACCAACTGCTCCACGGCCACGCGATGCACGAGGGCCGCCAGCTCGTCCAGCAGGCGCGACCAGTCGGGCCCCAGGCCCTTGAGCTCCTGCAGACCCTGCATCAGACCCGGGCCATCACCGGCAAAGGCCGCATCCAGCAGCCCGGTCAAGCGGGTACGCGGCAGCAGGCCCAGCATGTCGCAGGCATCGGACTCGGTCAGGCGGTCGCCGCCATAGGCGATGGCCTGATCAGTCAGGCTCAGCGCGTCGCGCATGGACCCCTCGGCCGCCTCGCCCAGACGCAGCAGCGCGCCCGGCTCGGCCTGCAGGCCTTCGGCCTCGAGGATGCGTGTCAGGTGCTCGGCGATCAGCGCCGGCGGCATCGGCTTGAGGTTGAACTGCAGGCAGCGTGACAGCACGGTGACCGGCAGTTTCTGCGGATCGGTCGTGGCGAGCAGGAACTTGACGTGATCCGGCGGCTCTTCCAGCGTCTTCAACAGGGCGTTGAAGCTCTTCTCGGAGAGCATGTGCACCTCGTCGATCAGGTACACCTTGAAGCGGCCCGCCGTCGGGGCGTAGGAGACGTTGTCCAGCAGCTCCCGGGTATCGTCCACGCGAGTGCGCGACGCGGCATCGACCTCAATCAGGTCCAGATGCCGACCCTCCGCGATCTCCACGCAACTGCGGCATTCGCCGCAAGGGGTCGCAGTGATACCGGTTTCACAGTTCAGGCAGCGTGCGAGAATTCGGGCGATCGTGGTCTTGCCTACCCCACGGGTTCCGGCGAACAGGTAGGCATGATGCAGACGATCCCCGCTCAGGGCATTGGCCAGGGCCCGCACCACATGCGGTTGCCCGACCAGGTCCTCGAAACGACCGGGACGCCACTTGCGGGCCAGAACCTGGTGACTCATGCCTCCCCCGTCAGTGCAGTCTTCCGCGGGCCCGCGTGCGGGGCCATCACCGCAGGAATCGGGGCCGCAGGGAAAAGGGTGGTGGCCCGCACCCGCCACACCCCGGCGCCCAACGCAGCTGCTACCGTTGCTCCCTTCCGGGCCTGGCGGGATTCACAGCCTGTTGTCGCGAGGGGACTGATACGGACCACCATAACGCGGTCCTCGAATCGAGGCGAACTCGAATCGGGGTGGCAAGCTTCCGGGTTTGGCCGGGTGACGTCAAGCATACGCAATAGCTAGAAGCTAATAACACAATAGGAATATAAAACTGGATCAATCGCCGGCCTGCCCTTACCTTGGGTCCCGTAGTCGGGAACTACCCCGGCCGAATAGAAATCTTCATCCCTGACAAGCAAACGCCAATTAACAGGAGAACACTAAATGGAACTCGAAAATCGCGAAGGCCAACGCGTACCGGAAGTGACCTTCCGCTGCCGCAAGGACAACGACTGGAACGATGTGCGTTCGGAAGACCTGTTCAAGGGCCGCAACGTAATCGTCTTTGCCCTGCCGGGCGCGTTCACCCCGACCTGCTCCTCGGCCCACGTGCCGCGCTACAACGAGCTGGCGCCGGTGTTCAAGAAGCATGGCATCGACGAGATCGTCTGCATCTCGGTCAATGACGGCTTCGTGATGGAGGCCTGGCAGGCCGACCAGCAGGCCGACCGCGTGACCTTTATCGCCGACGGCAA is part of the Thioalkalivibrio sp. K90mix genome and harbors:
- a CDS encoding YbaB/EbfC family nucleoid-associated protein, whose protein sequence is MMKGGMGGLMKQAQKMQEDMQKMQAELAEMEIEGQAGGGLVSVLMTGKYAVRRVKIDPSLLEDDRDMIEDLVAAAINDAVQKVESTTQERMGSLTQGMGLPAGMKLPF
- a CDS encoding histidine triad nucleotide-binding protein, producing MADCIFCKIVAGEIPAKVVFEDDQVLAFEDLNPQAPTHVLVIPKQHIATLNELTAETAPVIGHMAHVAAQIARDRGFAENGYRTVMNCNQDGGQTVYHVHMHVLGGRALSWPPG
- the dnaX gene encoding DNA polymerase III subunit gamma/tau, whose amino-acid sequence is MSHQVLARKWRPGRFEDLVGQPHVVRALANALSGDRLHHAYLFAGTRGVGKTTIARILARCLNCETGITATPCGECRSCVEIAEGRHLDLIEVDAASRTRVDDTRELLDNVSYAPTAGRFKVYLIDEVHMLSEKSFNALLKTLEEPPDHVKFLLATTDPQKLPVTVLSRCLQFNLKPMPPALIAEHLTRILEAEGLQAEPGALLRLGEAAEGSMRDALSLTDQAIAYGGDRLTESDACDMLGLLPRTRLTGLLDAAFAGDGPGLMQGLQELKGLGPDWSRLLDELAALVHRVAVEQLVRGEGGAEDDDAAERWARETAARIDAETLQLTYQILIHGARDLPWAPDAQMGVEMTLLRLLAFRPEGPGEGAVSVERQGGTPATAPRTGPSADPATARPDATMRSAPPPIPEPPRERAQERVREPDPGSDIGLNESAPRPRDAEPVRSPEPDSGPFDWHRFAEGLPTGTVRELALHGELQQLDDESVVIAVAPGTLYTDRTRTRLKEALETRLGHSVRLEIVDQTQPSQATPAARLAADAAERQASAETAMREDPVVQALGEAFGAELGTVRIREDRAGDEPSASQSIER
- the recR gene encoding recombination mediator RecR, coding for MDAELDELVQALRCLPGVGAKSARRMALHLLERDRDGARRLARAVDQAVERVGHCQVCRTLTTAEVCSRCADPERDPGVICVVESPGDVMAIESATDFTGRFHVLLGRLSPLDGIGPEELGLDRLEARLQEDSVRELILATNTSVEGEVTAHYLAEMAARHGIRATRIAQGIPTGGELEYIDAGTLAHALSGRREY
- the rsgA gene encoding ribosome small subunit-dependent GTPase A — encoded protein: MADIAAPEDAEPRRIRLHRRQKDLACGDRVEMDAAGEQIQRRLPRDNTLVRQDGFGRRKVIAANIDTVWIVIAPSPMPARYLIDRFLVAVYNLPARPRILVNKQDAGPAAPSDWLAPYAHLDLDPLHVSARSGYGLDALAEAARGHTNILIGQSGVGKSSLIAALLERHGSGDIKLPETGDLAASGEGRHTTVTAQWYSLTGGGAWIDSPGVRDFTPELESIDALVRGFPDIEALGEGCRFRNCRHQTEPGCAVREGVDQGTLPAARLEAWTALLGTLEKR